A single genomic interval of Bradyrhizobium japonicum USDA 6 harbors:
- a CDS encoding LysR family transcriptional regulator, whose amino-acid sequence MDWSDLRIFLAIAREGTLGAAARKIGQTQPTMGRRLRALETALGQTLFQRTADGFVLTDEGTAVLRHAERIEEEALALQRHASGAETQLDGMLRLSSSDWFGTVMLSPVIAAFGKRHPKVTVELLTDARLYSLPRREADLVFRIRPFSEPEVISRKLLHIPYALYGRKGSKPPRAGDGSGARVVTMNAEFADMPDAIWLKRTLPNAEIASRSNNRQAQAELCAGGGGFAVLPRPLGDRDRRLVALDIGATPPGRDTFVGYHRDLRRLARLRALLDLVIERLAGTAS is encoded by the coding sequence ATGGACTGGAGCGATCTGCGCATCTTCCTGGCGATTGCGCGCGAAGGCACGCTCGGGGCTGCCGCGCGCAAGATCGGCCAGACCCAGCCGACGATGGGGCGGCGGCTTCGCGCGCTCGAAACCGCGCTGGGACAAACGCTGTTCCAGCGCACCGCCGATGGTTTTGTGCTGACCGACGAGGGCACCGCCGTGCTGCGCCATGCCGAGCGGATCGAGGAGGAGGCGCTCGCGCTTCAGCGCCACGCCTCCGGCGCGGAGACGCAGCTCGACGGCATGCTGCGCCTGTCGTCGTCGGACTGGTTCGGCACGGTGATGCTGTCGCCGGTGATCGCGGCCTTCGGCAAGCGTCATCCCAAGGTGACCGTCGAGCTCCTGACCGATGCGCGCCTCTACAGCCTGCCGCGGCGCGAGGCCGATCTCGTCTTCCGCATCAGGCCGTTCAGCGAACCCGAGGTGATATCGAGAAAACTGCTCCACATTCCCTACGCACTGTATGGCAGAAAGGGCAGCAAGCCGCCGCGCGCCGGCGACGGCAGCGGCGCCCGCGTCGTCACCATGAATGCCGAATTCGCCGACATGCCAGATGCGATCTGGTTGAAGCGCACGCTGCCGAATGCGGAGATCGCCTCGCGCAGCAACAACCGGCAGGCGCAGGCAGAGCTGTGTGCCGGCGGCGGCGGGTTTGCCGTGCTGCCACGCCCCCTCGGCGACCGCGACCGCCGTCTCGTCGCGCTCGACATCGGCGCGACGCCCCCCGGCCGCGACACGTTTGTCGGCTATCACCGCGATCTCAGGCGCCTCGCGCGCTTGCGCGCGCTGCTCGATCTGGTGATTGAAAGGTTGGCGGGCACCGCTTCGTAG